In Pseudomonas sp. LRP2-20, the genomic window GGCATGCAGCGCCCGCTGCGCTGTTGATGTTCACCAGTGGCCCGTCGCTCGGTGAAGCTTTGGGTGAGTTTCAGGGCGAAACCTTGTATCACGCCAGCCTGGATGCACAGGAATATGCTGCGCAACTGCATGACCACGGCTTTGAGGTCTTGGACCACATTGTCGAAGACCCAGAGTGCGGTGGCCAGACAATCTGGGTAGCCCGCCGCCATCGCTGATTTATATGCTCTGATTTTATAACTACACTAAATAACCATTTAGTGTAGTTATATGTAAGCAGCGCGCTATCTCCCCCGTCCTTGCCATTCTCCGGTTGCCGAAGATGCAATGTCGCCTAAAGTTCATAAGCATTCCGGTGTGAGCACAAAATGAATTTGCTGGTGCCCTGCCTCCTTTTTCTCGCAGGCAAGTTACCTCGTCAATCAATGGAGAGTAGCGATATGAATGCCTACCCGCGCTGTGCCCCTCGCTGGTCACTCCCGGCAACGGCTTGCTCGCTACTGCTGGCCAGTTCCCAGGCTGTTGCCGGCGGCATTTTCATCTACGAAGCCGGACAGGAAGGCAATGGCCTGGCCAACGCAGGTTCTGCTGCATTGGCCAAAGACCCCAGCGTACTGATGAGCAATCCCGCGGGCCTTACCCAGTTGCAAGGCACTCAGATCAGCGCCAACGCCCAGGTCATTCTCGGTGATATCAAATTCTCACGGGATGCCAACAACCAGTTTGACGGCAATGAAGGCGGTAACGCGCTGCAGTACCTGCCCGGTGCCAGTTTGTTCATCAGTCATCAGATAGACGACCGCTCGGCCATCGGCTTTGGCATGTATGGCAACTTCGGGCTGGCCCTGGATTATGACGATGACTGGGCCGGCCGCTACTTCACGCAAGAGGCCGCGATCATCGGGGTGTCCTTCCAGCCAACGCTGGCTTACAAGTTCACCGATGACCTGTCGATCGGTATTGGCCCGCGCATCATGCTGGGCTATTACCGCACCGAGATGGCGGTCAACAACAACCTGCTCGGCGTGCTCGATCGGCCGGACGGGCAACTGGAATACAAGGACACGGACGTAGGCACCGGCGTCAATCTCGGCCTCCTCTACCAGCTGTCGCCGCGCACTGCGGTCGGCCTTGCCTACACCAGCAAGGTCAAACTGCAGTTCGAAGACAGCCCGCACCTTCGCAATATCACCAACCCCCTCATCAATGCAGGGCTCAATCGCCTCGATGTCGATTCGCTTGAACTGGACCTGAATGTGCCGCAAACCGTCACTGCAAGCATTGCCCACGACCTGGACGAACAGTGGAAGCTGCTCGGCAGCCTGGGCTGGCAGGACTGGAGTGACTTCGGCGATGTCGGGGTTGACGTCGATGCCAATGGTGGGGGTGTCAGCCGCACGGTGGACCGCAAGTACAAGGACACCTGGCACGCATCGGTGGGTGCGATGTATCAAGCCACGCGGCAAGTTCGCTGGAATGTCGGGTTGGGTTATGACAGCTCTGCCGTCGACGACAAGGACCGGACTGTCGACAACCCCATGGGCGAAACCTGGCGCCTGGCCACCGGCGTGAACTACCAGGTAGAGGAAGGTCTGGACCTCCATCTGGCCTACACCTTGGTGTGGCTGGGTAACATGGACGTCGATCAGACCAAGTCCCGTTCGGGCAATACATTATCCGGCACTTACAAGAACAGCGCCTTGCATATCCTCGGTGGTGGCGCGACCTGGCGGTTCTGAATATTGACTAAGTGATCCCCTCACCCACTCATGGCGGCAACAAGGAGGCTCTGGATTCTATGGAAGGTATCCGCGGCATGACGCAAACCACGGCAGGTGGGCTGTTTGATCATCTTGTTCACTCACTTGGCGGGCACGAACCTGGCGAAGGCTATTCCTATAAAGAGTTAGTGAACGCCTTGGCGCTGCAGTCGCAAAAATGGGTACTACCCGGTTATGGCCTGGAGCAGAGCCGCCACCCGGACGCTTTGTTCAAGGGCGCGCTGCGCCGCCTCGCAACATCCGCACCAACTGTCGGGCAGGCGCTCGTTGCGATCATGCGTTATATCTACAGTTGCTCGCCAACTGTTCACTACCGCCTGGAAAACAGGCCGGGTCAGTCAGTACTGATGCTCTATGGCCTGATACACCCTGAACAAGACAATCCGGTTATCGTCGAGCGGGCGATATTGGCGGCCACTCTGCTCATTGCGGAAGTTCGCGGCTGCGCTTTTCGCCCCAGAGCAGGGCAATGACGTTGCGCTGGCGGGCAGGCTTCCATTTGCCATGGCTCTCTCGCGGCAC contains:
- a CDS encoding AraC family transcriptional regulator, whose protein sequence is MEGIRGMTQTTAGGLFDHLVHSLGGHEPGEGYSYKELVNALALQSQKWVLPGYGLEQSRHPDALFKGALRRLATSAPTVGQALVAIMRYIYSCSPTVHYRLENRPGQSVLMLYGLIHPEQDNPVIVERAILAATLLIAEVRGCAFRPRAGQ
- a CDS encoding OmpP1/FadL family transporter, which codes for MNAYPRCAPRWSLPATACSLLLASSQAVAGGIFIYEAGQEGNGLANAGSAALAKDPSVLMSNPAGLTQLQGTQISANAQVILGDIKFSRDANNQFDGNEGGNALQYLPGASLFISHQIDDRSAIGFGMYGNFGLALDYDDDWAGRYFTQEAAIIGVSFQPTLAYKFTDDLSIGIGPRIMLGYYRTEMAVNNNLLGVLDRPDGQLEYKDTDVGTGVNLGLLYQLSPRTAVGLAYTSKVKLQFEDSPHLRNITNPLINAGLNRLDVDSLELDLNVPQTVTASIAHDLDEQWKLLGSLGWQDWSDFGDVGVDVDANGGGVSRTVDRKYKDTWHASVGAMYQATRQVRWNVGLGYDSSAVDDKDRTVDNPMGETWRLATGVNYQVEEGLDLHLAYTLVWLGNMDVDQTKSRSGNTLSGTYKNSALHILGGGATWRF